The Kluyvera intermedia genome includes the window TGATTGACTGCGGCGCGAATCAGGCGATTCGTCAGCCCGGCATGTTTGCTTCGCATCCTTCCCAGACCGTCTCATTGCCGCGTCCAAGCCAGGATATTCCGGCGCGCTGGCTGGTGTCGGTGGTCGACGACGCACTAGGCTCGCTCCACGCGGGCGGCGTTCACATCAACTGCCCGTTTGCGGAACCGTTGTACGGCGATATGGACGAAACCGGTCTTGGCTGGCAGCAGGCGCTGGGCGACTGGTGGCAGAGTGACAAACCCTGGCTGCGCGAATCGTTGCATCAGGAAAGTGCCGCGCAGCGAGATTGGTTCTTCTGGCGGCAAAAGCGCGGCGTGATTGTTGCCGGGCGGATGAGCGCGGAAGAGGGTAAACAGGTCGCTGAATGGGCGAAAACGCTCGGCTGGCCGCTGATTGGCGACGTGTTGTCGCAAACCGGGCAGCCGCTACCGTGTGCGGATTTGTGGCTCGCGAACCCGGCGGCGACCGCTGAGCTTGAGCAAGCGCAGATTGTGGTGCAACTCGGCAGCAGCTTAACCGGCAAGCGGGTACTGCAATGGCAGCTAGCCTGTGAGCCTGATGAATACTGGCTGGTCGACAACCTGCCTGGTCGCCTCGACCCGGCGCACCATCGCGGCCGTCGACTGATCTGCAATATTGAACGTTGGCTGGAGCAACATCCTGCTGAAAAACGTACGCCGTGGACAACCGCGATCCCAACGCTTTCTGAACAAGCCTGGCAAGCGGTGGCTGCGCAAAGCGAACGCTTTGGCGAGGCGCAGCTGGCGCACCGCATCCGCCGTTATCTGCCGCAACAAGGCCAGCTGTTTGTCGGTAACAGCCTGGTGGTGCGCTTAATTGATGCTTTAGGCCAGCTTCCTGCGGGTTATCCGGTGTACAGCAACCGTGGGGCCAGCGGTATCGACGGGCTGATTTCAACGGCGGCAGGTGTACAGCGTGCCAGCGCGCGCCCGACGCTGGCTATCGTCGGCGATCTTTCGGCGCTGTATGACCTCAACGCGCTGGCGCTACTGCGTCAGGCCTCTGCACCGATGGTGCTGATTGTGGTCAATAACAACGGCGGGCAGATTTTCTCTCTGCTGCCAACGCCGGTAGAAGAACGCGAACGTTTCTACGCGATGCCGCAAAACGTACACTTTGAGCACGCGGCGAAAATGTTTGGTCTGCGCTATCAGCAGCCGCAGGACTGGGAAGCGCTGGAGTCTGCGCTGAACACGGCCTGGCGCACGCCTGCAACTACGGTTATCGAGTTGGTGGTGAACGACACTGACGGTGCGCAAACGCTGCAACATTTGCTGGCGCAGGTCAGCCAGCTATGATCCTGCATGCCGTTGCCGAAGTAGGGGACCCAACGCAACCGTGGCTGGTTTTCCTGCACGGTTTTTCCGGTGACCATCGCGAATGGCAGCCGGTCGGCGAACGGTTCCCACTGGCTAACCGCCTGTATGTCGATCTTCCCGGCCACGGTGGTTCTGCCTCCCAGCGGGTGGCTGATTTCGCCGGCATGGCGGAAATCCTTAAGGCTACGCTGCTTAGTTACAACATACTTAATTACTGGCTGGTGGGGTACTCGCTGGGCGGGCGGATTGCTATGCACTACGCTTGCTGCGCGCGGCCTGAAGGTCTGGCAGGGGTGATTGTTGAAGGCGGTCATCCGGGGCTCACCCAGGCTGTCGAGCGTGAACAGCGCCTGTGTCACGATCGGCAATGGGCGCAGCGTTTTTCCGAACAACCGCTGGCCGATGTTTTCCATGCCTGGTATCAGCAGCCGGTGTTTGCCAGCCTGACGACGGCCCAGCGTGATGCGCTGGTG containing:
- the menH gene encoding 2-succinyl-6-hydroxy-2,4-cyclohexadiene-1-carboxylate synthase, with product MILHAVAEVGDPTQPWLVFLHGFSGDHREWQPVGERFPLANRLYVDLPGHGGSASQRVADFAGMAEILKATLLSYNILNYWLVGYSLGGRIAMHYACCARPEGLAGVIVEGGHPGLTQAVEREQRLCHDRQWAQRFSEQPLADVFHAWYQQPVFASLTTAQRDALVALRQHNDGDGLAAMLLATSLAVQDDLRAALRHRTFSFDYLCGEHDLKFRAIAEELSLPCRIIRDAGHNAHRENPAGVADCLAQILPL
- the menD gene encoding 2-succinyl-5-enolpyruvyl-6-hydroxy-3-cyclohexene-1-carboxylic-acid synthase yields the protein MSVSAFNRRWAAVILEALTRHGVRHICIAPGSRSTPLTLAAAENRTFIHHTHFDERGLGHLALGLAKVSQQPVAVIVTSGTAVANLYPALIEAGLTGEKIILLTADRPPELIDCGANQAIRQPGMFASHPSQTVSLPRPSQDIPARWLVSVVDDALGSLHAGGVHINCPFAEPLYGDMDETGLGWQQALGDWWQSDKPWLRESLHQESAAQRDWFFWRQKRGVIVAGRMSAEEGKQVAEWAKTLGWPLIGDVLSQTGQPLPCADLWLANPAATAELEQAQIVVQLGSSLTGKRVLQWQLACEPDEYWLVDNLPGRLDPAHHRGRRLICNIERWLEQHPAEKRTPWTTAIPTLSEQAWQAVAAQSERFGEAQLAHRIRRYLPQQGQLFVGNSLVVRLIDALGQLPAGYPVYSNRGASGIDGLISTAAGVQRASARPTLAIVGDLSALYDLNALALLRQASAPMVLIVVNNNGGQIFSLLPTPVEERERFYAMPQNVHFEHAAKMFGLRYQQPQDWEALESALNTAWRTPATTVIELVVNDTDGAQTLQHLLAQVSQL